The stretch of DNA GTCATCTCGCAAAATGGGCTTGTAAATAATTGCGGTTTAGAAACAAAAAAGTTAGTTAACAATCGCCACCCTGGGAAAAATCCAGATAACTATTTGTATATGTTCACAATAAAATATCAGTGTTTATATTTTTCAAACAATTTATTTTTAACGAACTTACAACAAAATAATATCATGTTCGCTACCTTGCTCAAACCCTTCAAGTTCGGCAGGAATGCGTAATAAGCCTTGTGCTTCGACTAAAGTTTTGACTAAACCTGATTTTCCTTGAAGAGGATAAGCGAGCAAGGCGTTTGAATCTTGTTCAAAACGCACTCTAACATAATCTTCTCTCCCTTGACGAGAGGCAACGTTTCTTGCAAGAATAGCTTTACGAGTTAGCCTGTTTTCAGCCTTAAACGCCTTTAAATCTCCTGATAAATGGCGTAAAAAAGGAAGAATTAAAATATGCATGACTACTTGCGCCGAAGTAATTTGACCGGGTAAACCAATAATAGCCTTGACTCCTTTTGATGTAACGATTTTCGCAACAATCAAGGGTTTTCCCGGACTCATCGCCACACCTTGCACCAAAATTTCGGAATTTGGCAAACCGGCAAGCAACTCAACCGTATAGTCATGTGTTCCAACAGAACTTCCTCCCGATAAAATCAAAACATCATGCGAGTTTAAGTTATCTAAAACAGCCGAACGTAAGGAGTTAAGGTTATCAGGCACAATTCCAAGCTCTTTGGCTTCTGCTCCAATAGAGTTAACCAACGCAACCAAAGCCGGACTATTTACATCTCTGATTTGCCCTACTTTAAGTGGTTGACCTGCGGCAACAAGCTCATCTCCCGTGGATAAAATTCCCACTTTTGGTTTTTTATAAACTTTCGCTTTCATTAAACCAAGGGCAGCCATAAAACCAAGTTCCTGCGGACGCAACAAAGTACCCTGTTTTAAAATACATTCGCCTTTTTTAGCGTCTTCACCTTGTAACATTATGTTATCGTTTGGAGCGAGCGAACGGCGTATTTCAATAGTTCCCGCCCCCATATTTTGGGTATGTTCAACCATAACAACCGCATCAGCACCAAGAGGCAAATAACCGCCCGTTACAATACTTGCACACTCACCGGACTGTAATGTAAAATCAGGCACTTGAGCTATTGCAATATTTGCAACCTCTTCTAAATAAGCCGGGTTTGACTCGCTTGCACCAAAAACATCTTGAGCCTTAACCGCATAACCGTCCATCGAAGAACGGGCAAGTTTAGGTAAATCTTCGCTCGCATAAAGGTCTTCCGCCAAGTAACAAGTTAAAATATTTTTAAAATCATCTTCAACAAAATCAAGTTGAGGAAAAGTTTCCAAAATATTTTGACATGCCTGTACTGAAATTACATTAAAAAAAGTTTTTTTCATAAAATATAACCCTAAATATCTATAATTTTAACTGTTTTATCTTTATTATATAAGCTAAGAATAGAACAAAAATAAGTTTCAATAAAACTAAAAAACATCACTCTTTACCCAAGCTTTTATAAATCAAAAAATATTCTAGTAAATCCTATAGTTACGGAATCTGTAAAATTGTATATAAATACGGCGTAAAAGGAGAATAATAAGTATTTATACAATACATAAAACCAATAAAAAACAATACAAAATTTATTCCCGTTACAAACAATAGATTTTTCAAAAAATCTTTCAAATATAAAAAAATTACACCGCAAATAGCTCAGTGGATAAATAACGTTCTGCGGAATCACAAGCAATAAACACAATTGTTTTATGTAAATCTTTATAGCGTCTAGCTAACTCTAAAGCCGCAAACATATTGGCTCCGCTTGAAATTCCCGCTAAAATTCCTTCTTCCAACATAAGCCGTTTGGCATATTCAATAGCCATATCACTCGGCACGGCAATAACATCATCAAGCAAGGAACGGTCAAGAATACTTGGAATAAACCCCGCACCTATACCTTGAATTTTATGAGGTCCTGCTCCTTTGCCTGATAAAACAGCAGATTCCGCAGGTTCAACAGCAACTATTTCTATATTGGGGTTAAGCTCTTTTAAGCGTAAACCAATACCGCTAATTGTTCCGCCTGTTCCTGCTCCGCTAACAAATATATCAACCTTTCCCTCGGTATCATGCCAAATTTCCTCTGCGGTGGTTGAATAATGAGTCATCGAATTGGAAAGATTATTAAATTGATCTAACATAACCGCATTAGGTATCGCTTTAGTCAGCTCTATCGCCTTATTAATAGCACCATTGACACCATGTTCCGCCGGAGTCAAAAATAAAGAGGCTCCTAGCCCTTTCATTAAGATTTTACGCTCATTACTCATATGTTCGGGCATAACAATAATCAGCTTATAACCTTTAAGAGAGGCAACAAAAGCAAGCCCTATCCCGGTATTACCACTTGTCGGTTCTACTATTGTATCACCAGGTTTTAAAAGTCCTTTTTTTTCTGCGTCTTCGATCATGCCAAGTGCGATACGATCTTTAACGGAATTAGCCGGGTTATAATATTCAAGCTTAGCAAATATCTTAGTTTGATCAAGACCTTTTGATAGTTGATTAATCTGAACCATAGGTGTTTTACCAATAAGCTCAAGCATATTATTATAAACAGCCATGAATACTCCTGAAATATTTATATTTTTTAACCAAACTTTAATCTGATTATCAACTTAATATAAAACTTTAAACGAACTCTCTAAATTAGCCTATCAAAAATAATATTATAAACCTTTCTAATATCTAACGAAACTTGCAAACGATAACGTTTTTGATCGCCATCGCCCAAAGTAAAAAGATCAACCAAATAAGTTGCCACTTCATAAAAATCGTTGTTCTTTTTATGACTGAGTATTTCATTATATACTTGGATACGTTCAAGAATCACTTTATTTTGAGACATATCGCTTTGCAAGCGTTCTGTAAAAGACTCAAAGCAATGTTCGGCAATTGTAGGAAAAGATTGTTCCAATGCCAGTTTCCATAAAATAACAGCGAGAGCAAAAAATTCAGTTTTTGCTTTGTTGCGTTTAAAAATATTCCAACGTGAAATATTCAAGCTGTCAATCAACACATGAAAATCAAGCCCTTCAAGCAATAATTGAAAGCGATCTGACAAATCACTGCAATCATAAGAATGACAAACTTCAACGTTGACGCTTTCTTGCATCATTCAACTAAACCCCATAATAGACTAGAAAATATTATAAACACAAAAAACAAACAAAAACAGCTTTCATTACCACAACTTACATCTCAAAGCTGCGTCTCGCAGAGTAGCAAGTTCGTTTATAAAGTGCAAGTCTTTATAAAAAAAGTATGAAAATACCTTTAGCCAAAAATTGTTTTAACCTCTTAGTGCAAGTTCGGCAAGTGCATTTACCGTTGCAGCTGCAAGCGTCGATCCCCCTTTGCGTCCTTTAAGCGTTAAATAGGGAACTTTATTTTGTTTGCATAAAAACTCTTTTGATTCAGAAGCGTTAACAAACCCCACGGGCAAGCCAATAATTAAACGAGGCAAATTATCTTCCGACGTTTCGTTAATAAGCTCAACAAGACGAATTAAAGCTGTCGGTGCGTTACCTATTGCCCAAATAACATTTTGATTTTTTTCAATCTGTGTTTTTTGCCAAGCAAGCTCAACCGCCGCACAAGAACGAGTAGAGTTTAACTCTTTCGCTCTTTCAACCACCTGAGGCAAAGATAAAATTGACTCAACTTTAACATTTAGGCGATCAAGGCGAAAGCGAGACATACCAACCTTTGCCATTTCTGTATCGGTATAAATGATACAAGCACTTTTCAAAGCGTTAATTCCCGCTTTAATCGCAAGATCAGGCAATTCCAAGTGGTTCAAAATATCAAAATCAGCCGTGCTGTGTATAAGCCTTCTGGCTATTTCCCATGCCGCACCCTGGAAAGGTTTTGGGTTTACTTCAGAGTCAATAATGGCAAAAGAAGCTTCTTCTATAGAACTTGGAGTGGTAAATGGTTGAAATTTCATCATAAAAAACTACTTACTTATATATTAAAAGATTATCCGTCTCGTTAAACAAAAAATCATACAACATATTAAAAAACATCAGTTTTTTTACACAATTGCACAAAATTTTCCGCAATATTGTCTTTTTCATTACACATTAAGTGCATAAAACCACCTGCATTATACGTTCCGCTTTTAACACAAGCTACAATCTTTTTTTCTTCTACTTGAGTTCCGTTATAATTTGTTAAAGCATATAGAGGTATAAAACCAAGTGGAAACTCAGTTTCCAAAACTTTGGAATAATGAAACAAGTGTCCGCTTAAACAGCTATTTTTTTGAGCAACAAGAGTGGAATTTTTAAACTCGGCGTTTACATAGCCAAGCCCCTGACGCTTTTGTTCAAAAGAAAAACTTAATGGGAAATAATCGGCGAACGAAAAAAAATCTTTGCCTTGAATATAAAGACCTTTTCCCAAATAAATAAATCCGCCGCCTTCTGCCCAAACAGAAACGCCGTTATTTAACGCCTCGTTAATACTGTGTAACATATTTATATTACAGCTTAAATCTTTTGCATGCTCTTCGGTATAACCACCACCAAGTAACAGGGCATCAAGGTTATGAGGAATGTTTTTATCATTGAGCGGAGAAAAAAATTCCAACTCTGCCCCTGCTTTCATTAAAGCCTGATAATTTAAAGCATAATGGAAACAAAATGCCTTGTCTGCGGCTATTCCTATTCTCACTTTATCTTTATGAATTTTTTCCACAGGCTTTGAACCAAGACAAGACAAAGAAGTTTTGGCTCTATCATCTTTTTCATCTAAGTTTTGAGTATATTTAAACCGAGGTAAAGATTGAACAAAATCAATAAGATTAATTTCTAAGTGTGCTTCAAGCCTATCAGCTAATAAATCAAAGTAACTTTCTTCCGCAACAGCTTCAAAATTTAACCCTAAATATCGAGATTTAAGTTCAAGCTTTGACTCTTTAGGAATAAGAGCCAATAACGGAATATGCGGACAATAAACCTCAAAAGCTTCTCGAATCAGTTCTTTATGTTTTAAGCTTGCAACTTTATTGACAATCACCCCTAAAAAGTTCAATTCGGGGTCAAAGTTGACAAAACCTTGAACCATTGCTGCTATCGAATGTGCATACGAGGCTGCATCAACTACCAAAACAATAGGAATATTAAGGATTTTCGCTAAAAAACCCGCCGACCCTCTTGGAGAGGAAGAAGACTTTGCACCACCATAAACACCGTCAAACAAACCCATTGCCGCTTCAACAATATGTACGGAACCAAGCTTTTGCGTTTGGTTTTCAGGTTTTCTTTGAAAAGGAATAAGTCCGGAAAACAAGTTATCTGCAATCTTTGTTTGCGTTCTTTCTGAATAAAATACCTGCCTGCAACTATCTTCAGACATTAAACAAGTGTCCAAATTATAGCTTAAATTAGCCGAGGCAAAATAATGTAAAAGCGGATCAATATAATCAGGACCAGACTTAAAACCAAACAGTTGAAAATTTCGACGCTTTAAGGCCGTCATAAACGCCAAGACCAAGCTTGTCTTGCCACTGTTTGTGCTTGTGCCTGCTATCATAAAACCCGAAAAAAAATCCGAATTTGATCCACAGGCTTTTTGTGAAACATTCATAAAATAAGTATCAACTAGTTAGATTTAGAGAAAAAATATTATTTATTAAAAAATGCCGTAATAATTTCAGCATCACCCTCAGTAGCGACAACAGACAGGGAATTAGCCTGAGAACTACATTCAAACACACCATTTTTTAAAATCACTTTGCCTGCCGAAACCACTGTTGAATAAGGAAGTTGTTCTCTCATTTCTTCGTATTCAACTTTATCGGGAAACAAAAATGGTATTGATTTTCCTGAAAAATCTTTAAAAATCATATAACGCATACGGCTCTCTTATTTCATTAGGTTAAATTTTTTTGATTACCCAAACAACTCTTCCAACAATTTCCCAGTCTTGGTCTTTGGTCTGCATTTTAAGACTAATATCTTGATAATCAAAGTCTCTGCAATCACTTCTAAACAATAAACTTTTAGGAGTCTGGAAGAAACGCCTTAAGTATAAAGAATCTTTCACCTTTAGTAAATAAACTTTATCATCAATTAATTCAACATCTTGCATATCAACAAGACAGGTATCTCCCGGACTAAATACCGGAGACATAGACCGTCCAAAAACAGAAAACAAACATAACGCATCAAGATTAAAACAAGCTTGCTGTATCCAACCAAGATTAAAAGGACATTCAACTTTTGAAATATGCTCACCATTAAGTTGTAAAAGATGATTTTCAATTGGTACAGTCGAACTTTTTTCTACACTCGGCATATATTTTTCTTTATGATTGTCAGCGTCAAATCCAAAGTAAGAGTTTGATATATTTTTATTTTTATCTGATGGCTGTGTTCTTTTTTTGTCTTTTCCACCAACGTGGCGTTGTAAAATATCATAAATTGTTATCATGTTTAAGCGTTTAGGGTGTCGGCTACCTTTTTTCCAAGCATAAATAGTACGCTCGCTTACCTTAATCAAGTTGGCAAACTCTTTTATTCCGCCGACAACACTGATTGCCTTATCTACCAACTCCACACAATTCATACTCTCAAACAAGTTACTTTTATGAGAACCAAGCTCTTTTTTGCTGATATTAATATACTGCATACTTAATCCTTTATATATTTATCGCCTAATACAATACCATACAAATTCATCACAACACCTAATATTAATATTGTTATATAAGTATCTTAATTCAAACACCTAACAGACCACAACAGAAAAATAGTAATTTGGTTTTATAACATTTTTTACAATTAAAAAACACGCCACACATATAAATAAACAAATACTGAGAAAAAAATAAATCAACCTAAACAAAGCAAGAATATCAACAAAAACATTTTTGTACAAACACAGAGATTAAAGCCTTAATTTTATTAATTCTTTTAATAAATAAAAAAAATACAATAAAAAACTTGACCTTTTTGTACAAAAAATGACATATATGTTCAGTCAATAGATATAGCTTAACATATTAAAATATAATTTTCTAGATTTTTTTTATAGATTTTGTTCACGGTAATTCACAAATAACACATTATTATAGCAGGAGAAAAACATGAATAATACATCTAACAAAAAAACAGACGAAAATAAAATATTAGTGCGCTCAGTTAATCAGTTTGGAGATGAAATATTACGAGAATCTAACGCTAAAGGTGCATATTATAACGTTATAGAGGTAAAAGAACACCAGCTTTTATTAAACCTTTATTACGCTTGTTATACATCTTGTACACAAAACAACGAACATTTTCCCAAAGAACCGTTAAGCGCCCTAAAAGCCTGTAATCGTTTTTTCGCAGGAGAAATATAATGCAGGTCAAATGCCTTCACTGTTCCGCCGAATTTACCACAACGCCAAAAAAATACCTATCCGGGAAAAGTGTTTACTGTTCAAAAGAATGCTATAGCCAATCTCGAAAAAAAACAACAATAGTATACTGTAAATTATGCGGAAAAATTTTAAACAATCAGAAGAGAAAAAGCCGCTTATACTGTTCTAAATCTTGTGCGGCTCAAGCCAAATTATTGAACGGAAATATCAAAAAAAAATGTCGTATGTGCAATAAAATTTTTTACGGCAAAAATATTACAGAGCTATTTTGTTCTGCACAATGCAATTATTTATTCAATAATGGAACAGAACCTCTCGCCCCTGTCTTTATCGTTGAAGAAACGGAATATTTTCGCCAACCTGACCCTAATCTTGGCTTTTAAATAAAATTTATCCAGCACATTTTGTACAAAAATTATTTACAAGCTTTCTTTTTTGTTTCAATAAAACGCAACATAAAAGCATCTAACAAGCTATAACAACTTATAAAAAAATAAGGAGATTAAAAATGAACAATCATCTTTTTCAACAGCTTGGTTTAAAGCAAAATAGGGAACATACACAAACTCGCCTAGTATTGGTTGGCTTATCAAATATTGCAAAAGCAGTAGGAGCAGGAGAAGGCACAATTAGACGTTGGATAAAAAACGAAGGTTTTCCCGCAAAGCGTTATTCCGACGGCATATATCGGGCAGAACCCGAAACAATACGTCATTGGTTTCAACAATATGTCGACAAAGAAAATAATATTCAAAATTAATTTGTTTTATAAAAAATCATTTTTTGCAAACGAAGATAACCATCAAAGAATTATATCTTAATTATCACAAATCCACAGCCCCTTAATCTCGTTGCACAATCAAAAAAAGCCTGATATTATTTTAAAACTTTCAAATTATCTTGCAATGCAACTTAAACAAAATATCTTATAAAATGACCTACAGCGAAACTTTTATAAAAGCTTTTACCTTAATTTTTAGCCTCGAACCCGAAACAGCCTCGGCTATTATAGCCACGTTGTTTAGCTCTTCTTTGGCTATGCTGATTTGTACTTTATTGGGTTTACCCTTGGGCTTTTTGTTGGGTTTTTATAATTTTAAAGCTAAAAGAACCGTAAAAGCCTTGGTCAATACTTTATTGTCTTTTCCTACCGTTGTAACCGGTTTAATTGTATATATGCTTTTATCAAACGCCGGTCCGCTTGCTGCCTTAAATCTTCTTTTTACAGTATACGGAGTCAGTATAGGCTTAGCTATTTTAGGGTTGCCACTTATAGTTTCTTTAACCGCAAACGCCGTTGAAACTGCCGATTCTCGGCTACGTCTTACAATTTTAACATTAGGGGCAAACCCGACACAAACCCTTTTTACTTATATTTGGGAGTTACGTTTTAATTTAACTATGGTTCTTATTGCTACCTTCGGAAGGCTCATTTCCGAAGTAGGAATAGCCATGATGGTCGGTGGAAATATCAAGTGGCACACCCGAACAATGACTACAGCTATCGCCTTGGAAACGGGAAAGGGCGATTTCGCCACGGCTTTGGCACTTGGAATTGTTTTATTATTCATCGCTCTAATTATCAATATTGCCATATCGCTATTACAACTTAAAGATAAAGAACAAATAAAAATATAATTATTATTTTAATAACATACGGAGTTACAATGAATACACATGGTTTTGAGCTTATTTTTGAACGCAAAGTTCCTGAAATAAACAGTCTTGCTCGTTTATGGAAACATAAAAAAAGCGGAGCTGAATTACTCTCTCTACAAAATAGTGATGAAAACAAAGTTTTTGGCGTTACCTTTAGAACACCGCCAAAAGATAGTACCGGAGTACCACATATTTTGGAACACTCTGTTTTATGTGGCTCAAAAAAATATCCGGTTAAAGAACCTTTTGTCGAATTGTTAAAAGGTTCTTTACAAACTTTTTTAAACGCTTTTACTTACCCCGATAAAACTTGTTATCCTGTTGCTTCTACAAACCTTGCTGATTTTTACAATCTGGTTGATGTATATTTAGACGCTGTTTTTTATCCTCGCATCAGCGAAGATATTTTTAAACAAGAAGGTTGGCATTTGGAAGTAGACGAAAAAACCAAAGATCTTTCATATAAAGGCGTTGTTTATAACGAAATGAAGGGCGTTTTTTCTTCTCCTGATAGCTTGCTTTCTCGTCAGGCCCAACAAGCCCTTTTCCCCGATACGCCTTATGGAGTTGAATCTGGCGGAGACCCTGAAAATATTCCCGACTTAACTTATAAACAATTTAAAGAATTTCACGAAAGTTATTATCACCCAAGTAACGCTCGCTTTTATTTTTGGGGTGATGATAACGAAGATAAACGTTTGGAACTGCTTGATAATCTTTTAAAAGAATTCAATATTCAAAGCGTTGACTCTCATATTCCGCTACAAAAGCACTTTAAAACGCCTCGTTTAATCGAATCTTCTTATGCTGTTGAACCAGATAACGCAGACAACAACAAAGCCTTTGTCTCAATGAACTGGCTTTTAGCAAACACTAGCAACTTGGAACTTAATTTTGCCTTAAGAATGTTAGAACATATTTTGCTCGGCCTGCCCGCTTCTCCTCTCAGAAAAGCCTTGTTGGAATCAGGTTTGGGTGAAGATGTAATTGATGACGGTTTGGAAACCGAACTGCGTCAACTTTGTTTTTCGGTGGGCTTAAAAGGTATAGATCCAAACAAAGCCTCCGAGGTCGAACTTTTAATTATGGACACCTTAGCCGAACTCGCCGAAGAAGGAATAAACACACAAGCCATAGAAGCCGCTTTTAATACTATAGAATTTTCTTTGCGAGAAAAAAACACAGGGCGTTTCCCCGTTGGTTTAGCCGTTATGTTACAAAGCTTAACTAATTGGCTTTATGACCAAGACCCGCTCGCTCCTTTGGAATATGAACAACATCTAAATAAAATCAAACAGAAACTAAACAGTGATCCTCGTTATTTTGAAGGGCTTATTAAAGAGTATTTTTTAGAAAACAATCATTATGCTACTGTTTTACTCTTGCCTGATACAGAATATCTAAAACGTGTTCAGGAAAAAGAAGAAAAACGCTTAAAAAAAATAGCGGAAAAACTTAAAAGCCAAGACCTGGAAAAAGTTGCCAAAGACGCCGAACACCTGAAAATACTACAGGAAACACCGGATAACGAAGCCGATCTGGCGAAAATACCAAGATTGAGCGTAGCCGACCTTCCTTTAAAAAACAAAGAAATAGTTATTCAATCACAAAACGACAGTAACATAGAGCTTTACTTTCACCCACAACCAAGTTCAGGGATTGTCTACTTAAATATCGCTTTTAAGCTGAACGGCGTTAAAGCCGAACAAATTCCGCTTTTAACGATTTTAGGGCGGGCTTTAACCGAAATGGGAACAAAAAAACGCTCATTTTTAGACTTTAACCTTGATATAGCTTCAAAAACAGGCGGAATAAACGCCGGTGCAAGTTTCTTTACCAACTTAAACAACAAAGCACAGCAACCATATTTTATTGTTTCAGGCAAAGCAACTTTAACCCATGTTAAAGAACTCTACGCATTAATCGAAGAATTATTAACAGAACCAAACTTCGATGATGCCGAGTTGCTCGGGCGTATGCTCCTTGAAGAAAAAGCCAAAGAAGAACATTCCTTAATTCCATCAGGACATATCGCTGTTTTAAATAGAGTTAAAGCCGGATTAAGCACTCAAGGCTGGCTTGAAGACCAAGCCTCTGGTCTTAGCTATCTCTTTAAATTACGTCAGATGACCAACAATAACCCAACTAGCTTAGTCAATAGCTTAAAAGAATTATTACAAACTATCTTAAAAACACCGGGAATGGCGATAAACATCACCGCCGAAGCAGAACAAAAAGACAAACTTACAACAATCACAAGAGAGTTTATTGCCAACCTGCCAAAAACAAAGCAAAACTTGACGCTCGACAACTGGACAAGTGAACAGCTTCCGACTCAAGAAGCCCTGCTTGTTCCGGCTCAGGTAAATTATGTTGCCAAAGGTTTTGATTTATTTAAACTGGGCTATAAATATCACGGTTCAATGCAGGTTATTCTTAAACACCTGCGTACTTCATGGCTTTGGGAAAAAGTCAGGGTGCAAGGCGGTGCTTACGGTGCGTTTTGTACTTTTGACAGGGCTAACGGAGTTTTTGCTCAGGCCTCATATAGAGACCCTAACGTACCGAATACAATAAACGTTTTTGATGCATCAGCGGAATATTTAGCAAGCTTAAAACTTAGCCAAGACGATTTGGCAAAGAGTATTATTGGTGCAATTGGCGAACTTGATACTTATCTTTTGCCCGATGCCAAAGGTTACAGCTCTTTTATCCGCACATTAACAGGCGATAATAACAGTTTAAGACAACAAATGCGTGATGAAATACTCTCTACGACCAGTAAAGACTTTAACGCATTAGGCGAAATCATGAAAAGCGTAAAGACAAGTCATACGGTTGCCCTTGGCGGAGAAGAAGTAAAAAAACTTGCCACGGCTCAAAACTGGATTCAAACCAAGGTCTTATAAACAAATATAAAACCCCCTTCTAGTAAAATATCCCCCGGCGTAGCCGGGGGTATTCTTATTAAAAAAGACATGGAAAAAATAAAAATTCCATGTCTTTTTTTAATAAAACAACCTCTAACTATCTCAAGGCCTTAAGCTAATTACTTACGGCTACTTTATACACTCAACAAACTCTATCAAACCGCTTAAGTCTTCAGCACAAACTTGGTTTTGAGCTTTAAAGTGTAACCCTCTTCCATAAAAAAGAGTTCCGACTATATTTGCGGCATCAAGGTCAGTTTGGCTGTCTCCAACCATTAAACAATCTTGAGGCAACAAACCGCTTTGTTTAACAATATTGCCAAGCAAGGTCGCTTTATCGGGCGGAGAACCCAAGACACTAACAAATTTATCATAAATGCCTTTATGTTTTAAAACCTGACCAAGCTCATTATGAGGAGCCCCTGAGGCAACATAAAGCGGAATTTTTCCATAAAAATAGTCTAAAACTTTTTCAAAACCGGGAACAAACTTAGAATTTAAAACTTGAGTTAAGGAAATTTGAGCAAATTCCTCCGCCAAACTATTCAACTCGGCTTGAGTAATTTCTTGTTTTAAAACTTCTTTAAAAAGCCATTCAAGTTTCTTTAAACGGCTGACTCCTCCGTGTAAATGATGATAGTCTAAAAGAGCCTTTGAGGCTTTTTCGCCCCAACGTTTTGATAAAATGGCAAAAGCCTCTGTTTTAGCCTCAACGCTTTCTGTTATCACACCATCACAATCAAAGATTATTGCTTTAATGCTCATAATTTATAAAAGTCCTTGTTCTTTGAGTCCGCTGATTAAATTATTTATGGTTTGATTTTCCATATTAATACGAGTTTCTTTGGCATAAGAACCAACATGCGGCAATAAGATTACGTTATTTAACTCGGTCAGAGGCCCTTTATAAGGCTCGGAAGAATAAACATCTAACGCCGCACCGGAGATTTTTCCGTCTTTAAGCTGTTTACATAATTCTACTTCGTCGATTAAACCACCACGAGCACAGTTAATTATATAAGCACCTGTTTTAATATGTTTAAACTCGTTAACGCCCAAAACAGGAACGCCGCTTTTACCCTTAGAACAATGTAAGGTAATGATATCAGACCAAGCAAGCAAGGCATTTAACTCTTTATAAGAACTATCGTCTTTAACAAAAGGATCATAAAAAGCAACTTCAACGCCCAAGGGTTTAAACGCCGCTCCAACAGCACGCCCGATTCTGCCATATCCGATAATACCAAGTTTTTTGCCTTCCAAAAGGCTTCCCATACGCTTTTTCCAAACTCCCGCTCTTAACTCTCTATCCATAAATGAGACTTGTCTAAACAAATCAAGAGCTAAGCCTAAGGTTAATTCAACCACCGCACGAGTCGGAGCATCAGGCGTACTTTTTACAACAATGCCAAGCTGTTCTGCTTTTTTAATATCTACGCTGTCCATTCCCACACCACAACGCGAGATAACTTTAAGCTTTGGCAACGCCTCTAAAACTCTGGCGTTAAGAGGTTCTGTTCCTGCGGCAACCCCAACACAATCTTTTAACAATTCAATAGCTTCATCTTCGCTAAGTTCGCGACCATGAGGATTTAAAACTATTTTTAAATTGTTATTTTTTAATAATTCCAAAGGCTTATTGTCATATTGGGCAAAAGATGACGTTGTTATTCCAACCTGCATAAAAAAACTCCATATTTTTATTTAATAAAAATCATGATTCTAATCAAAACTAAAAAAATAATTTTATATCATCAACTTGTTTTAATAGTTAATATTAGCGAATTGCACACGACTTAGCAAGTTTAAAAAAAATAACTGTCTCTAAAAGTCAAACCAACAACTAA from Desulfovibrio litoralis DSM 11393 encodes:
- a CDS encoding phosphoglycerate dehydrogenase; amino-acid sequence: MQVGITTSSFAQYDNKPLELLKNNNLKIVLNPHGRELSEDEAIELLKDCVGVAAGTEPLNARVLEALPKLKVISRCGVGMDSVDIKKAEQLGIVVKSTPDAPTRAVVELTLGLALDLFRQVSFMDRELRAGVWKKRMGSLLEGKKLGIIGYGRIGRAVGAAFKPLGVEVAFYDPFVKDDSSYKELNALLAWSDIITLHCSKGKSGVPVLGVNEFKHIKTGAYIINCARGGLIDEVELCKQLKDGKISGAALDVYSSEPYKGPLTELNNVILLPHVGSYAKETRINMENQTINNLISGLKEQGLL
- a CDS encoding insulinase family protein, whose product is MNTHGFELIFERKVPEINSLARLWKHKKSGAELLSLQNSDENKVFGVTFRTPPKDSTGVPHILEHSVLCGSKKYPVKEPFVELLKGSLQTFLNAFTYPDKTCYPVASTNLADFYNLVDVYLDAVFYPRISEDIFKQEGWHLEVDEKTKDLSYKGVVYNEMKGVFSSPDSLLSRQAQQALFPDTPYGVESGGDPENIPDLTYKQFKEFHESYYHPSNARFYFWGDDNEDKRLELLDNLLKEFNIQSVDSHIPLQKHFKTPRLIESSYAVEPDNADNNKAFVSMNWLLANTSNLELNFALRMLEHILLGLPASPLRKALLESGLGEDVIDDGLETELRQLCFSVGLKGIDPNKASEVELLIMDTLAELAEEGINTQAIEAAFNTIEFSLREKNTGRFPVGLAVMLQSLTNWLYDQDPLAPLEYEQHLNKIKQKLNSDPRYFEGLIKEYFLENNHYATVLLLPDTEYLKRVQEKEEKRLKKIAEKLKSQDLEKVAKDAEHLKILQETPDNEADLAKIPRLSVADLPLKNKEIVIQSQNDSNIELYFHPQPSSGIVYLNIAFKLNGVKAEQIPLLTILGRALTEMGTKKRSFLDFNLDIASKTGGINAGASFFTNLNNKAQQPYFIVSGKATLTHVKELYALIEELLTEPNFDDAELLGRMLLEEKAKEEHSLIPSGHIAVLNRVKAGLSTQGWLEDQASGLSYLFKLRQMTNNNPTSLVNSLKELLQTILKTPGMAINITAEAEQKDKLTTITREFIANLPKTKQNLTLDNWTSEQLPTQEALLVPAQVNYVAKGFDLFKLGYKYHGSMQVILKHLRTSWLWEKVRVQGGAYGAFCTFDRANGVFAQASYRDPNVPNTINVFDASAEYLASLKLSQDDLAKSIIGAIGELDTYLLPDAKGYSSFIRTLTGDNNSLRQQMRDEILSTTSKDFNALGEIMKSVKTSHTVALGGEEVKKLATAQNWIQTKVL
- a CDS encoding HAD family hydrolase, with translation MSIKAIIFDCDGVITESVEAKTEAFAILSKRWGEKASKALLDYHHLHGGVSRLKKLEWLFKEVLKQEITQAELNSLAEEFAQISLTQVLNSKFVPGFEKVLDYFYGKIPLYVASGAPHNELGQVLKHKGIYDKFVSVLGSPPDKATLLGNIVKQSGLLPQDCLMVGDSQTDLDAANIVGTLFYGRGLHFKAQNQVCAEDLSGLIEFVECIK